The following coding sequences lie in one Arabidopsis thaliana chromosome 3, partial sequence genomic window:
- the CYP76C7 gene encoding cytochrome P450, family 76, subfamily C, polypeptide 7 (''cytochrome P450, family 76, subfamily C, polypeptide 7'' (CYP76C7); FUNCTIONS IN: electron carrier activity, monooxygenase activity, iron ion binding, oxygen binding, heme binding; INVOLVED IN: oxidation reduction; LOCATED IN: endomembrane system; CONTAINS InterPro DOMAIN/s: Cytochrome P450 (InterPro:IPR001128), Cytochrome P450, E-class, group I (InterPro:IPR002401); BEST Arabidopsis thaliana protein match is: cytochrome P450, family 76, subfamily C, polypeptide 4 (TAIR:AT2G45550.1); Has 24977 Blast hits to 24851 proteins in 1464 species: Archae - 37; Bacteria - 1915; Metazoa - 9795; Fungi - 4683; Plants - 7828; Viruses - 0; Other Eukaryotes - 719 (source: NCBI BLink).): MDIVAIVLSLLFIFFLFFFFYTTGKSCPGGAKNPPGPSKLSLLRNILQTVEKPHRSLADLSRIYGSVMSFKLGCLTTVVISSPETAKEVLKTHDHVLSYRVSSDPVRAAGHHELSLLWIPPLARWRFLRKITRNQLFSTQRLEATSAIRTRKVQELMNFVNKCCERREAVNISRASFITSLNIISNALFSTNLANFDDSKTFHDFQNVVIRMMEISGKPNLADFFPFLGFLDLQGARKEARLLMHKLFRVFQGFIDTKRSSTSRNNNDMLDSLLDIAHKKESELDDNNIKHLLLDLFLAGVDTSSSAVEWAMAELLRNPKMIVKVQEEIRQVIGLKGTVQDLDIVKLPYLQAVVKESLRLHPPAPFLVPRKSESDDVQIFEFLIPKNTQVFTHSN; encoded by the exons ATGGATATTGTAGCAATAGTATTGTCTCTgctctttatcttctttctcttcttctttttctacaCCACCGGAAAATCATGTCCCGGTGGAGCCAAGAACCCACCGGGTCCTTCAAAGCTATCTCTGCTTCGTAACATCCTTCAAACTGTTGAAAAACCTCACCGTTCACTTGCCGATCTCTCAAGAATTTACGGAAGCGTTATGAGTTTTAAGCTTGGCTGTTTGACCACAGTGGTCATATCTTCACCGGAAACAGCAAAAGAAGTGCTGAAAACACATGATCATGTCTTGTCTTATCGAGTCTCCAGTGACCCGGTTCGAGCCGCTGGTCATCACGAGCTTTCCTTGCTCTGGATTCCTCCGTTGGCTCGTTGGAG GTTTCTACGAAAGATAACGAGGAACCAATTATTCTCAACGCAACGTCTAGAAGCAACCAGTGCTATAAGGACGAGGAAGGTGCAAGAACTCATGAACTTCGTTAACAAATGCTGCGAGAGACGAGAAGCTGTGAACATCTCTCGAGCATCATTCATCACATCACTCAATATAATCTCGAACGCTCTGTTTTCCACAAACCTCGCAAACTTTGATGACTCAAAGACATTTCACGATTTCCAAAACGTGGTGATTCGGATGATGGAGATCTCCGGAAAACCCAACCTCGCTGATTTCTTCCCTTTTCTTGGGTTTCTTGATCTGCAAGGAGCTAGAAAAGAAGCGAGGCTATTGATGCACAAActgtttagggtttttcaaGGATTCATCGATACAAAGAGATCATCAACTTCGAGAAATAACAACGATATGTTAGATTCTCTTTTGGATATTGCTCATAAGAAGGAGTCAGAACTCGATGACAATAATATCAAACATCTGCTTCTC GACTTGTTTCTGGCGGGAGTAGACACGAGTTCGAGTGCGGTGGAATGGGCTATGGCGGAGTTACTTCGAAACCCTAAGATGATAGTGAAAGTTCAAGAAGAGATAAGACAAGTGATAGGGCTAAAGGGCACCGTTCAAGATCTTGATATCGTTAAACTACCTTATTTACAAGCAGTTGTGAAAGAGAGTCTTCGTTTGCATCCGCCTGCTCCTTTCCTCGTCCCTCGAAAATCAGAGTCTGATGATGTCCAAATTTTCGAGTTCCTCATTCCTAAGAATACTCAGGTATTTACTCATTCAAACTAA
- the CYP76C7 gene encoding cytochrome P450, family 76, subfamily C, polypeptide 7 (''cytochrome P450, family 76, subfamily C, polypeptide 7'' (CYP76C7); FUNCTIONS IN: electron carrier activity, monooxygenase activity, iron ion binding, oxygen binding, heme binding; INVOLVED IN: oxidation reduction; LOCATED IN: endomembrane system; CONTAINS InterPro DOMAIN/s: Cytochrome P450 (InterPro:IPR001128), Cytochrome P450, E-class, group I (InterPro:IPR002401), Cytochrome P450, conserved site (InterPro:IPR017972); BEST Arabidopsis thaliana protein match is: cytochrome P450, family 76, subfamily C, polypeptide 4 (TAIR:AT2G45550.1); Has 34162 Blast hits to 33987 proteins in 1728 species: Archae - 53; Bacteria - 4073; Metazoa - 11859; Fungi - 7385; Plants - 9470; Viruses - 6; Other Eukaryotes - 1316 (source: NCBI BLink).), which translates to MDIVAIVLSLLFIFFLFFFFYTTGKSCPGGAKNPPGPSKLSLLRNILQTVEKPHRSLADLSRIYGSVMSFKLGCLTTVVISSPETAKEVLKTHDHVLSYRVSSDPVRAAGHHELSLLWIPPLARWRFLRKITRNQLFSTQRLEATSAIRTRKVQELMNFVNKCCERREAVNISRASFITSLNIISNALFSTNLANFDDSKTFHDFQNVVIRMMEISGKPNLADFFPFLGFLDLQGARKEARLLMHKLFRVFQGFIDTKRSSTSRNNNDMLDSLLDIAHKKESELDDNNIKHLLLDLFLAGVDTSSSAVEWAMAELLRNPKMIVKVQEEIRQVIGLKGTVQDLDIVKLPYLQAVVKESLRLHPPAPFLVPRKSESDDVQIFEFLIPKNTQVLVNVWAIGRDPNVWKNPTQFEPERFLGRGIDVKGNHFELIPFGAGRRICPGMPLAFRIMHLVLASLLYGFDWEYQNGVVPENVDMNEAFGATLHKAEPLCIVPIKKRV; encoded by the exons ATGGATATTGTAGCAATAGTATTGTCTCTgctctttatcttctttctcttcttctttttctacaCCACCGGAAAATCATGTCCCGGTGGAGCCAAGAACCCACCGGGTCCTTCAAAGCTATCTCTGCTTCGTAACATCCTTCAAACTGTTGAAAAACCTCACCGTTCACTTGCCGATCTCTCAAGAATTTACGGAAGCGTTATGAGTTTTAAGCTTGGCTGTTTGACCACAGTGGTCATATCTTCACCGGAAACAGCAAAAGAAGTGCTGAAAACACATGATCATGTCTTGTCTTATCGAGTCTCCAGTGACCCGGTTCGAGCCGCTGGTCATCACGAGCTTTCCTTGCTCTGGATTCCTCCGTTGGCTCGTTGGAG GTTTCTACGAAAGATAACGAGGAACCAATTATTCTCAACGCAACGTCTAGAAGCAACCAGTGCTATAAGGACGAGGAAGGTGCAAGAACTCATGAACTTCGTTAACAAATGCTGCGAGAGACGAGAAGCTGTGAACATCTCTCGAGCATCATTCATCACATCACTCAATATAATCTCGAACGCTCTGTTTTCCACAAACCTCGCAAACTTTGATGACTCAAAGACATTTCACGATTTCCAAAACGTGGTGATTCGGATGATGGAGATCTCCGGAAAACCCAACCTCGCTGATTTCTTCCCTTTTCTTGGGTTTCTTGATCTGCAAGGAGCTAGAAAAGAAGCGAGGCTATTGATGCACAAActgtttagggtttttcaaGGATTCATCGATACAAAGAGATCATCAACTTCGAGAAATAACAACGATATGTTAGATTCTCTTTTGGATATTGCTCATAAGAAGGAGTCAGAACTCGATGACAATAATATCAAACATCTGCTTCTC GACTTGTTTCTGGCGGGAGTAGACACGAGTTCGAGTGCGGTGGAATGGGCTATGGCGGAGTTACTTCGAAACCCTAAGATGATAGTGAAAGTTCAAGAAGAGATAAGACAAGTGATAGGGCTAAAGGGCACCGTTCAAGATCTTGATATCGTTAAACTACCTTATTTACAAGCAGTTGTGAAAGAGAGTCTTCGTTTGCATCCGCCTGCTCCTTTCCTCGTCCCTCGAAAATCAGAGTCTGATGATGTCCAAATTTTCGAGTTCCTCATTCCTAAGAATACTCAG GTTCTTGTGAACGTGTGGGCAATAGGGCGAGATCCGAATGTGTGGAAGAATCCGACGCAGTTCGAGCCAGAGAGGTTTTTGGGAAGAGGAATAGATGTGAAAGGTAATCATTTTGAGCTGATTCCGTTCGGAGCTGGACGACGGATTTGTCCAGGAATGCCACTCGCGTTTAGGATAATGCATCTAGTTCTTGCGTCTCTTCTCTATGGCTTTGACTGGGAGTATCAAAACGGCGTAGTTCCTGAAAATGTGGATATGAATGAGGCCTTTGGTGCTACCTTGCACAAAGCCGAACCATTATGTATCGTGCCTATCAAGAAACGTGTTTGA